The bacterium genome includes a window with the following:
- a CDS encoding alcohol dehydrogenase catalytic domain-containing protein translates to MKAAYIEAPLQLRVSEVKTPEPKPGEVRCKVMRSGICGTDYSIYSGEFSFVKNGAIKFPMLPGHEWSGVVDKVGEGVSIFKPGDRVVGDTAVSCGVCSKCLMGQYFACAGLRCVGTINTWDGAYAEYMFMPARHLFRLPDEVSFDNGAMVEPAATAMYSVVLGKVKLGDTVLVIGTGPIGIMAAKIAKLSGAAKVIIAGRKDFKIQAALDLGVDVGLNLMNTSLTDGVKGEGVDCVIEASGSTELLKESLTLLNPCGTISAVAFYEKLIDGLDIDRFVFGGINLMGSAGSLGMYKPTLKLMSVGMLDFTSLITGYYSLDEVPQAMLDMKTKNDRRIKFMIKMGD, encoded by the coding sequence ATGAAAGCAGCCTATATTGAAGCGCCTCTCCAATTAAGAGTGTCTGAGGTTAAAACCCCAGAGCCGAAGCCGGGTGAGGTTCGGTGCAAGGTTATGCGCTCCGGCATCTGCGGAACGGATTATTCTATTTATTCCGGTGAGTTTTCGTTCGTCAAAAATGGCGCGATTAAGTTCCCAATGCTCCCGGGACATGAGTGGTCGGGGGTGGTTGATAAGGTCGGTGAAGGGGTCTCGATTTTCAAACCGGGAGATAGGGTGGTCGGTGATACGGCAGTCTCCTGCGGCGTGTGTTCCAAATGCCTCATGGGCCAATACTTTGCCTGCGCTGGTCTCCGATGTGTCGGTACCATCAATACTTGGGATGGGGCGTATGCCGAATACATGTTCATGCCTGCTAGACACCTCTTCCGACTGCCGGATGAAGTGAGCTTCGATAACGGCGCGATGGTCGAACCTGCCGCCACAGCGATGTATTCGGTGGTATTGGGCAAAGTAAAGCTAGGCGATACGGTATTGGTTATTGGCACCGGCCCAATCGGCATCATGGCCGCCAAAATCGCCAAGCTGTCCGGCGCTGCTAAGGTTATTATTGCAGGCAGGAAAGACTTCAAAATTCAAGCGGCGCTTGACCTTGGCGTGGATGTTGGATTGAACCTTATGAACACTTCTCTAACCGATGGGGTCAAAGGGGAGGGTGTCGATTGCGTGATTGAGGCATCCGGTTCGACTGAACTTCTTAAGGAGAGCCTAACCCTGCTCAATCCCTGCGGAACAATCTCAGCGGTAGCCTTTTATGAGAAGTTAATCGATGGGCTGGATATCGATCGTTTTGTTTTCGGCGGGATCAATTTAATGGGCTCTGCCGGAAGCTTAGGCATGTATAAACCAACGCTCAAGCTAATGTCGGTTGGGATGCTCGACTTTACTTCGCTCATCACCGGCTACTATTCGCTCGATGAGGTTCCCCAAGCGATGCTCGATATGAAGACCAAAAATGACCGCCGCATCAAATTCATGATTAAGATGGGTGACTAG